Proteins encoded within one genomic window of Entelurus aequoreus isolate RoL-2023_Sb linkage group LG26, RoL_Eaeq_v1.1, whole genome shotgun sequence:
- the tnfrsf1b gene encoding tumor necrosis factor receptor superfamily member 1B isoform X1, giving the protein MKDVFVLLSVHAMQVLALPYQAELGIKCINPDREYLLEALGLCCSKCRPGRRLTQECNETADSVCETCGRDQYMESWNYAPNCFSCAKCRTYKGLQFTQVCLSTAMSKCECRPGMYCIMESDEQHCTECLHHTACKAGYGVSVPGTSNANVKCKQCSDGTFSDVSSAVEPCRPHKSCHGRPVLKAGTSTWDTVCEADPLLPHVQTSGHANQTYSSISTTSPDSVLSSPKSLGSDTKHDAAVASVVGVVAFFIIVAVILLIIYKTIRAKGTGRLQPEDNANENGDDEIDEGHLGETLLTLVAFPQQQCLLQRGEVSGDSGHCSSSSDTGSQESGESTQVLQQSAASETPVRPTQPPVAASPHVNVNITFNIGDGDPRRTQPAGLMQRHSDLSLGHEEEGQESLCVPQQEEGRDLFANENTLKSTYSMHV; this is encoded by the exons ATGAAGGACGTTTTTGTGCTGCTCTCTGTGCACGCTATGCAG GTGTTAGCGCTGCCCTATCAGGCTGAGCTCGGCATAAAGTGCATCAATCCAGATCGAGAGTACCTGCTGGAGGCTTTAGGACTGTGCTGCAGCAAGTGCCGACCTG GGCGTCGACTGACGCAGGAGTGCAATGAAACAGCAGACAGTGTGTGTGAGACGTGTGGACGCGACCAATACATGGAGAGTTGGAACTACGCCCCAAACTGCTTCTCTTGCGCCAAATGCAGAACTT ACAAAGGCTTGCAGTTCACCCAAGTCTGCCTCTCTACCGCCATGTCCAAGTGTGAGTGTCGACCTGGCATGTACTGCATCATGGAGTCCGATGAGCAACACTGCACTGAATGTTTACATCACACTGCTTGCAAAGCTGGTTATGGAGTCTCTGTGCCAG gAACATCAAACGCAAACGTGAAGTGTAAACAATGCAGTGACGGAACGTTCTCCGACGTCTCCTCGGCAGTGGAGCCCTGTAGGCCACATAAATC CTGTCACGGGAGACCTGTCTTAAAAGCAGGGACGTCAACCTGGGACACCGTGTGTGAAGCTGACCCACTGCTGCCACACGTCCAAACAAGTGGACATGCCAATCAAACTTACAGTTCAATTTCTACAACATCACCTGATTCTGTGCTGTCATCTCCAAAAAGCCTGGGATCTGACACGAAACACG ATGCAGCAGTCGCCAGCGTTGTTGGCGTGGTCGCGTTCTTCATCATTGTCGCCGTCATTCTGCTGATCATTTACAAGACAATACGCGCGAAAG GCACCGGCAGGTTGCAACCTGAAGACAATGCAAATGAAAATGGTGATGATGAA ATCGATGAGGGTCACTTGGGTGAAACTCTGCTGACTCTGGTCGCCTTTCCGCAACAACAGTGTTTGCTGCAGAGAGGGGAGGTCAGCGGGGATTCAGGtcactgcagcagcagcagcgacaCCGGCAGCCAGGAGTCCGGGGAGTCCACCCAAGTCCTGCAGCAGTCTGCTGCTTCAGAGACCCCCGTTCGACCGACACAGCCCCCTGTCGCCGCCAGTCCGCACGTTAATGTCAACATCACGTTCAACATAGGAGATGGAGACCCACGCCGCACGCAGCCTGCAGGCTTAATGCAGAGACACTCTGACTTGAGCCTTGGACACGAGGAGGAGGGACAAGAGTCCCTCTGCGTCCCACAGCAGGAAGAGGGGAGAGATTTGTtcgcaaatgaaaatacattaaaaagtaCATACAGTATGCACGTATGA
- the tnfrsf1b gene encoding tumor necrosis factor receptor superfamily member 1B isoform X2: MKDVFVLLSVHAMQVLALPYQAELGIKCINPDREYLLEALGLCCSKCRPGRRLTQECNETADSVCETCGRDQYMESWNYAPNCFSCAKCRTYKGLQFTQVCLSTAMSKCECRPGMYCIMESDEQHCTECLHHTACKAGYGVSVPGTSNANVKCKQCSDGTFSDVSSAVEPCRPHKSCHGRPVLKAGTSTWDTVCEADPLLPHVQTSGHANQTYSSISTTSPDSVLSSPKSLGSDTKHGTGRLQPEDNANENGDDEIDEGHLGETLLTLVAFPQQQCLLQRGEVSGDSGHCSSSSDTGSQESGESTQVLQQSAASETPVRPTQPPVAASPHVNVNITFNIGDGDPRRTQPAGLMQRHSDLSLGHEEEGQESLCVPQQEEGRDLFANENTLKSTYSMHV, from the exons ATGAAGGACGTTTTTGTGCTGCTCTCTGTGCACGCTATGCAG GTGTTAGCGCTGCCCTATCAGGCTGAGCTCGGCATAAAGTGCATCAATCCAGATCGAGAGTACCTGCTGGAGGCTTTAGGACTGTGCTGCAGCAAGTGCCGACCTG GGCGTCGACTGACGCAGGAGTGCAATGAAACAGCAGACAGTGTGTGTGAGACGTGTGGACGCGACCAATACATGGAGAGTTGGAACTACGCCCCAAACTGCTTCTCTTGCGCCAAATGCAGAACTT ACAAAGGCTTGCAGTTCACCCAAGTCTGCCTCTCTACCGCCATGTCCAAGTGTGAGTGTCGACCTGGCATGTACTGCATCATGGAGTCCGATGAGCAACACTGCACTGAATGTTTACATCACACTGCTTGCAAAGCTGGTTATGGAGTCTCTGTGCCAG gAACATCAAACGCAAACGTGAAGTGTAAACAATGCAGTGACGGAACGTTCTCCGACGTCTCCTCGGCAGTGGAGCCCTGTAGGCCACATAAATC CTGTCACGGGAGACCTGTCTTAAAAGCAGGGACGTCAACCTGGGACACCGTGTGTGAAGCTGACCCACTGCTGCCACACGTCCAAACAAGTGGACATGCCAATCAAACTTACAGTTCAATTTCTACAACATCACCTGATTCTGTGCTGTCATCTCCAAAAAGCCTGGGATCTGACACGAAACACG GCACCGGCAGGTTGCAACCTGAAGACAATGCAAATGAAAATGGTGATGATGAA ATCGATGAGGGTCACTTGGGTGAAACTCTGCTGACTCTGGTCGCCTTTCCGCAACAACAGTGTTTGCTGCAGAGAGGGGAGGTCAGCGGGGATTCAGGtcactgcagcagcagcagcgacaCCGGCAGCCAGGAGTCCGGGGAGTCCACCCAAGTCCTGCAGCAGTCTGCTGCTTCAGAGACCCCCGTTCGACCGACACAGCCCCCTGTCGCCGCCAGTCCGCACGTTAATGTCAACATCACGTTCAACATAGGAGATGGAGACCCACGCCGCACGCAGCCTGCAGGCTTAATGCAGAGACACTCTGACTTGAGCCTTGGACACGAGGAGGAGGGACAAGAGTCCCTCTGCGTCCCACAGCAGGAAGAGGGGAGAGATTTGTtcgcaaatgaaaatacattaaaaagtaCATACAGTATGCACGTATGA